From a region of the Nonlabens dokdonensis DSW-6 genome:
- a CDS encoding HesB/IscA family protein, translating to MISVSETAKVKLAQLMSEEGYTIGKDFVRVGVKSGGCSGLSYDLKFDNQSVETDKVFEANNVKIAVDKKSFLYLVGTTLEFSGGLNGKGFVFNNPNAQRTCGCGESFSL from the coding sequence ATGATAAGTGTATCAGAAACTGCAAAGGTTAAACTCGCTCAACTCATGAGCGAGGAAGGCTATACCATAGGTAAAGACTTTGTACGCGTAGGTGTAAAAAGCGGCGGCTGTAGTGGCCTTTCTTACGATCTCAAATTTGATAATCAATCTGTTGAAACTGATAAGGTTTTTGAAGCAAATAATGTGAAAATTGCTGTGGATAAAAAGAGTTTTCTCTACTTAGTAGGAACTACCTTAGAATTCAGTGGTGGATTAAATGGTAAAGGCTTTGTTTTTAATAATCCTAATGCACAAAGAACTTGCGGTTGTGGAGAATCTTTCAGTTTATAG
- the sufB gene encoding Fe-S cluster assembly protein SufB, whose translation MSKYTEEQLEKELKGKEYEYGFYTDIKSDKIPIGLSEEVIRIISAKKNEPQWMLDWRLESYRIFMQMEEPDWSNVRYDKPDLQAISYYSAPNSKPKYDSLDEVDPELLETFKKLGISLDEQKKLAGVAMDIVVDSVSVATTFKKNLAEKGIIFCPISEAIQEHPELVKKYLGTVIPQKDNYYAALNSAVFSDGSFCYIPKGVKCPMELSTYFRINEGGTGQFERTLVIADEGSYVSYLEGCTAPSRDENQLHAACVELIALDDAEIKYSTVQNWYPGNSEGKGGVFNFVTKRGLCEKNSKISWTQVETGSAVTWKYPSCILKGDNSVGEFYSIAVTNNYQQADTGTKMIHLGKNTKSTIISKGISAGKSQNSYRGLVKVGPRATNARNFSQCDSLLMGNECGAHTFPYIENSNSSSKIEHEATTSKIGEDQIFYCNQRGIDTEKAIALIVNGFSKEVLNKLPMEFAVEAQKLLEISLEGSVG comes from the coding sequence ATGTCAAAATATACAGAAGAACAATTAGAAAAAGAACTCAAAGGAAAAGAGTACGAGTACGGCTTCTATACAGATATTAAATCTGATAAAATACCGATAGGTCTAAGTGAAGAGGTGATTCGCATTATTTCTGCAAAGAAAAATGAACCACAATGGATGCTGGACTGGAGACTGGAATCATACCGTATTTTCATGCAAATGGAAGAGCCAGACTGGTCAAATGTGAGATATGATAAACCAGACCTACAAGCTATTTCTTACTACTCGGCACCTAATTCTAAGCCTAAATATGATAGCCTAGACGAGGTAGACCCTGAATTGTTAGAGACTTTTAAGAAATTAGGTATTTCTCTAGATGAGCAAAAAAAACTAGCTGGTGTTGCAATGGATATCGTGGTAGATTCTGTTTCTGTAGCGACTACTTTTAAGAAAAACCTCGCTGAAAAGGGAATTATTTTCTGTCCTATCTCTGAGGCTATTCAAGAACATCCAGAATTAGTTAAAAAATATTTAGGAACGGTTATCCCACAAAAAGACAATTACTATGCGGCACTAAACAGCGCGGTATTCTCTGATGGCTCTTTTTGCTACATTCCTAAAGGAGTGAAGTGTCCTATGGAACTTTCTACCTACTTCCGTATTAATGAAGGTGGCACAGGGCAATTTGAAAGAACTCTTGTAATTGCAGATGAAGGTAGTTACGTTTCTTATCTAGAAGGATGTACTGCTCCTAGTCGTGATGAAAATCAGTTGCACGCAGCATGTGTGGAGTTAATTGCACTTGACGATGCAGAGATCAAGTATTCTACTGTACAAAACTGGTATCCAGGAAACAGTGAAGGAAAAGGTGGCGTATTTAATTTTGTAACTAAAAGAGGTCTTTGCGAGAAGAATTCAAAGATTTCATGGACTCAAGTAGAAACTGGTAGTGCTGTTACCTGGAAGTACCCTAGCTGTATTCTCAAAGGAGACAATTCTGTAGGAGAATTTTATTCTATAGCGGTAACTAACAACTACCAGCAAGCAGATACAGGAACTAAAATGATACACTTAGGTAAAAACACTAAGTCTACTATCATTTCTAAAGGAATAAGCGCTGGTAAATCTCAAAATTCTTATCGTGGACTGGTTAAGGTAGGACCTCGCGCAACTAATGCCCGCAACTTCTCACAATGTGATAGTTTACTTATGGGTAACGAGTGTGGTGCGCATACTTTTCCATACATAGAAAATAGCAACAGCAGTTCTAAGATTGAACATGAAGCTACAACAAGTAAGATAGGTGAAGATCAAATATTTTACTGTAATCAACGTGGTATAGACACAGAAAAAGCAATCGCACTAATTGTTAATGGTTTTTCTAAAGAGGTGTTAAACAAGCTGCCTATGGAATTTGCTGTAGAAGCACAAAAACTTCTAGAGATAAGCTTAGAAGGTTCCGTAGGATAA
- the sufC gene encoding Fe-S cluster assembly ATPase SufC, with translation MLKIKDLQANIEGKEILRGINLEVNAGEVHAIMGPNGSGKSTLANVIAGREEYEITGGEISLEGEDIEDLDPEERAHRGVFLSFQYPVEIPGVSVTNFMKTAINETRKAQGKDDMAAKDMLKMIREKSELLEIDRKFLSRSLNEGFSGGEKKRNEIFQMAMLEPKLAILDETDSGLDIDALRIVANGVNKLKTKDNATIVITHYQRLLDYIVPDYVHVLYNGRIVKSGGKELAQELEKRGYDWIKEEVEA, from the coding sequence ATGTTAAAAATTAAAGATCTTCAAGCAAATATAGAAGGGAAAGAAATCTTAAGAGGTATTAATCTAGAAGTTAATGCTGGCGAGGTGCACGCAATAATGGGACCTAACGGTTCTGGTAAATCTACTCTAGCAAATGTTATCGCTGGACGAGAAGAATATGAAATTACCGGTGGAGAAATTTCATTAGAAGGTGAGGACATAGAAGATTTAGATCCAGAGGAAAGAGCTCATAGAGGTGTTTTTCTCTCTTTTCAATATCCTGTAGAAATTCCTGGAGTATCAGTTACAAACTTCATGAAAACTGCCATTAATGAAACGCGCAAAGCTCAAGGTAAAGATGACATGGCCGCAAAGGACATGCTTAAAATGATACGTGAGAAATCTGAGCTACTAGAAATAGATCGCAAATTCCTTTCTAGATCACTTAATGAAGGGTTTTCTGGTGGAGAGAAAAAACGTAACGAGATTTTTCAAATGGCCATGTTAGAGCCTAAACTTGCTATACTAGATGAAACTGACTCTGGTCTAGACATTGATGCATTGCGCATCGTTGCAAATGGCGTAAATAAACTTAAGACTAAGGATAACGCAACTATAGTAATCACTCACTACCAGCGCCTTCTCGATTATATTGTTCCAGATTACGTACACGTACTATATAATGGTCGTATCGTTAAATCTGGTGGCAAAGAACTGGCACAAGAGTTAGAGAAACGTGGTTATGACTGGATCAAAGAAGAAGTAGAGGCTTAA
- the sufD gene encoding Fe-S cluster assembly protein SufD, which yields MSFKDHILSSFIALENEVDTNSYVHNLRSEAINEFEKLGIPQRKEETYKYTSLKSVFNKEYSLFPKKESAISYSDIKKYLVHQIDSYRVIFIDGIYSSHLSQTTHDKFDVCLMSSALNNPKYSDVIKEYYNRLAVKDGLVSLNTAFAKEGAYINIGKNIVVEKPIEIVYFSTGNEDQLMTQPRNLVVAGENSQVQIIERHQSLSDNAVLTNSVTEIFSAKRALVDWYKIQNDHLSASLIDHTFVEQKDNSEVRIHTFSFGGKLTRNNLNFYQRGEHCNSVLNGVTIIEGKQHVDHSTLVHHTAPNCESFQEYKQIFDERAVGVFNGKVLVDKIAQKINAYQQNNNILVSDTATINAKPQLEIFADDVRCSHGCTIGQLDDEALFYMQSRGIPKKEARALLMFAFANSVLESVKIPEIKSRITKLIAKKLGVEIGFDL from the coding sequence ATGAGTTTTAAAGATCATATCCTATCTTCATTCATTGCCCTAGAAAACGAAGTCGATACTAACAGCTACGTGCACAATTTACGTAGTGAGGCGATTAATGAATTTGAAAAATTAGGAATACCTCAACGTAAAGAAGAGACCTATAAGTACACCTCATTAAAATCGGTTTTCAATAAAGAATACAGTCTTTTCCCTAAAAAAGAATCGGCTATTTCTTATAGTGACATCAAGAAATATCTGGTACACCAGATAGATTCTTATCGAGTGATTTTTATTGATGGTATTTACAGCTCGCATTTATCACAAACTACTCACGATAAATTTGATGTTTGTTTGATGTCTAGCGCATTAAATAACCCAAAATATAGTGATGTAATTAAGGAATACTATAATCGTCTTGCTGTTAAAGATGGATTAGTATCATTAAATACCGCATTTGCAAAAGAAGGAGCTTACATCAACATAGGTAAGAATATAGTAGTCGAGAAGCCTATTGAAATTGTTTATTTCTCTACAGGAAATGAAGATCAATTAATGACACAACCACGTAATCTTGTTGTGGCAGGAGAGAATTCTCAAGTTCAAATCATTGAAAGACATCAAAGTTTAAGCGATAATGCAGTTTTAACTAATAGCGTTACTGAAATATTCAGTGCAAAACGTGCTTTAGTTGATTGGTACAAAATCCAAAATGACCATTTAAGCGCTTCACTTATCGACCATACTTTTGTTGAGCAAAAAGATAATTCTGAGGTACGAATTCATACTTTTTCTTTTGGAGGAAAATTAACTCGTAATAACTTGAATTTCTACCAGAGAGGCGAGCACTGTAATTCTGTTCTTAATGGCGTTACTATTATAGAGGGAAAACAGCACGTAGATCATTCTACATTAGTACATCATACTGCTCCTAACTGTGAAAGCTTCCAAGAGTATAAACAGATTTTTGATGAGCGTGCCGTAGGTGTTTTTAACGGTAAAGTTCTTGTAGATAAAATTGCTCAAAAAATTAACGCTTACCAGCAAAACAATAACATTCTTGTAAGTGATACGGCGACTATTAACGCAAAACCTCAACTAGAAATTTTTGCAGATGATGTGAGATGTTCTCATGGTTGTACCATAGGTCAACTAGATGATGAAGCTTTATTTTACATGCAATCTCGTGGAATTCCTAAAAAAGAGGCACGTGCATTATTGATGTTTGCCTTTGCAAATAGTGTATTAGAATCGGTTAAAATTCCAGAAATAAAATCTCGAATAACTAAATTGATAGCTAAAAAATTAGGAGTTGAGATTGGGTTTGACTTGTAA